AAAAACCTTATCAGTCTTTCATCTATTATCATATGTCTGTCTCTTAGGGTAGAACAATGTTTGACATGATTAATTGGTACCTTCCAATTTTTAGCATCATATTATCTTTCTAGTCAGaaatgaaaaaggagaaaaagaaaaaaacttcagTTGTTGGGTACTAAACACTTTCTGAAAGTAATGTTCAAAAGATTAGTCTGTAGTATGGATAATGTCTGCACATACATCAAAACCTTTTTCCATCTGCACTAGTAGATGATGTTATCGATTCACATCTCAAGCTAATGGTTATGGATTATGTTAGAAGACCAGATTGGGTAGGAGTTGACTTGTGAAGgttaagatattattttattgGCATAAAGCAATCAAACTAATCTTTCTTTTTGAATCCTGTGTTGGTTTAAGGCAGGCATATCTCAAGCACTTGATTTGTTGGGCATCCTCAACAAAAGATtcctcattttccttttttcatATTTTACGACATATTTGATGACTGACAAAATGAGTCCATACGAAATTAAAAGTCACCATCGAAACAAACAAGATTTTGCAGTAGCATCCAATGAACTACCATTTGCCATGGGCATTATATAATGCACGAGTCAGAACAACATATTGAGACAAAAAACTATGTGGGCTGTGTCTCCAACATCGATTAGGATCTCTCCTTAGATTCTTCAGATTATATCTTAATGGTTTTACGGGACTAGGATTGGGTGTTAAGATCCCTAAAGTTAGATGCAGATGTTCCTAACATCGAAGAACACATAAAATATCAAGTTAGTATGTCCAAAACCACCATCTCTTCCTACTTGAGTCTTCCGCTGTTAGTTTCAGGGAAAGAACAAGTGGTTAGCGAGCAAAGTCTGCCACACAAATTACAgacatggtccttgagaaacgaGCAAGAAGAACACATCTCCCCATGTCGAAGCTGGAAACTTAATAATTCATGTTACACACATACAATAATCAGCAACAACAAAAGTATTCATTCAGCAATCAACCTGTTGGAATTCGACACATGTTGTGCAGTTCAGAATTGGCCCAAGGGACTTGGATTTCATGCTGTGTTGGTCAAAGAGATGAGTACCGATTCATATGGCGAAAGGCAGTAATAAGCCTTTCTTTCTTTACTCGGGGTTTTGGATACCGCAGCTTTCGTgtgcatctatctatctatctatctatctatctatctgtcaTGTTCTAAAGTTGTCGCTCTTAATCGTATGCAGTCGTTTTATGTGATTCTTTGGTTCTATTGGTTGGGTGGCGTTTACTAGTGGATAGAAGAGGATCTAAAACCAATAAAATCAGAAAGATCGTTTATGAAGGGTTTAATCATGATATGAATGCATCATCAACAAGAAGAGATGGAAGAAAAGGTCTAAGAAATTAAGGTTCTTTCTTCTTTAATTTATATACGATTTAAATGTGTCAATCAAAACAAAGCGATTGATGTTTTAACActcggaaaaaatatatatacatatatctttgAAATCGATCCCATCATCCTCATCACTGTGCTCACTGTAAAGCGAgggatgagatgagatgaggtgcaaGTCCTTTTCGCCTTTTAGCACCAAATGCCCACCTGCCTAAATTGGACCCACGTTGACCTGACCCTTCTCCACGCCTCATCCCGACCTAACTAAATCGGAAGATCGGGGACCCACTTGGTTTATTCGATTCATTTAAATCCACAATAATTATCTTATTGGGATGAGAGAACGATGGAATTTATGAGCATTTTATGTGATGTCGTTTTGATATGATGAATATTTTTCACTAATCAACATGTGGGTACATTAGTCCTTGTGACTATCATATCAATattatatcttaatttttatatatttaataataataataataataataaatcacatTTGGATTCAACCCATTAATCAAACCATTCAAATCATAACAAGATAAATAATTTGGACATGTGTTCCCTCCATGGAGAGTGAGTGGGTTAGGCCAAGTCTATTTCAACGCATCAAACTCTCAATCGAAATTTGCATTAACAAAGTTGATGCAACAGTTAATATGATGGACGTGTGAAGCAGTACTTGGAGGAAAGAGTGGGACCCTCCCCCTAAACCATACGTGGCAATATGGTCAAAGACATCAAAGATATAagtaagatcttttctttttgtgAGGACAAATTGATGTCGATTTCCCTCCTCCATCTTAACTTCATATCGAGAATGACTACTCACCAATTAGTCTATGTTCCAATGGTTGACCTTTTTTCTTTTCGCTCTCGTGTTGGGAAGATGATACAATCGAGGCATGGGTGGGTGGTGGATATACATGaagtctaaatattttatttatttccacATATTATCTATATTTTCGTGCCCTTTGACTCTTTGACTCACATAATATTAGATCCCTGATAATGAACAAAAATAGTATTACATAGTGTTGCAATCTAAAAGTCCAAAGTACATAAAAATGACAACTATTATCAGGATGGTAATCATAGTTGATAATATTATGACCATCTTAGAGCTATATATTTTCAATCTTATAatattaatcatataaaattaagATGAATAAATTGGGGCATCCGCTTGGAATTATCTATGAGGATAGGGGCAGAACGGTCAATTGGCAGATGCGTTGCTTTCCCGGGAGCGCCGACGTTGAGACGCGATTTCTCCGCTGCCTGCGATGCTCTCTCTCCCCTCTTCCCTATTAAACCAGACTCCCCTTCTCACCATTCCGCCTCCCtcgctctcctctctctctccctctgacTACTCCGTAACACCTCCTCCTCTCCGCTTTGTACCGGTTACTCCGCTCGATGTTTGTCACCTCCATGGCACGTCAGTTCCTGAGAAAGGCAGGTTTGATCGCGTGACGGAGGACAGCAAACTATCAAAACTGCaatttttcttccttctctcATGTAAAGGTGCCTCCTTTATGGTTTTCTGCCTCTTTCTCCGACCCCTTTTGGGCCTCTGTTTTCTGTTGGATCCCTGCGGATCCCCTTTGCTTTCCTCGGTTTTGGTGTTTCGTTCCGGTTTCTGCTAGAGTTGTTTGTTCTTTTCCGTGGTTGTTATTGGATTCGCGGTTTGGCTGGGGGGATCTTTGAACGTCGGTCTTGTAGCTCTAATGTCGGCGTCAAAGAAAATTTCTTGTCATGCTGAGGAAAAACTCGTGAACTGGTCATTACCAACTCAATTCTACGCGATATTTTCTTCTTGCTTCCGTCATCCTCTTTGGGTTCCTGTAACAGGATCAATATTTCCTTGCATTTTCTACTCAAATAGATGATACTTTTCATctgaatttttttgtttttaggtTTTTTTCTTTGTGTATCTTAATCTTGATGTTCTTCGAGGAAAAAAATTTATCTTTGTGATTCCATTGTCAAGCGTTTCTTCTATTGACTATGGTTTTAATTCGATTTGGGGAACTATTTGATTTTTGGGAGCAAAAGTTTCAGTTTTGGAGATGAAGTGAAGTAGTTGAGGACTTAATTTATGGTCGGAATCTGTCTGCTCCCCTGTTCTTGTTTTAATATTCCGAGTTCTTGTCTGACGATCTCCTCACCGTTCTATTTTGAGGCTTCCGCTGAGATCAGTCATTGATTGCAAAGTCAACGATCAGATCTGCAGTCAAATTTGGTATCCTAATGTTTCGTAATCAAATTCAAGTGGAAATTGCCCTAAAATTAAATTTGGATGCTTTGAGTGCCGAATTAATTCGCTTCACTACTGATAAGGGGATGATTTATcaacttaaattttcttttatacTCTGAAAATGTTTGTGTTGCATTTGCTTCGCCCTTTTATTTATCTCTGTCTGTATAAAAGTGGAATCAATTTCTCATTAAATGCATTTTGGTTTGTTGAGTTGGCATGAGGATGAAAATATGGAACGGAGGACATGGTTGATTGTGATTGTAGTTATGAAGATGAACCATAAATATTCTCTCTGCTACTCTTTGACTTTTACTTTCCTGCATCTTTGATGAGCCTTTTCATTCTCCAGCTTGATGACATCTGATCTTTAGTAACCTGATTAATGTGGATGAGTGATTATTTAAATATCAAGAAAAAGGTTTCTTTTTTGTATTATAATCTTGAAACCTTTTGtcacaaagcaagaatatataAAGGGCTTTGATTTACATTTGATTTCCTTGACTCGGTGCCAGTTTTGATACTATGTACAATCTGCGTTGGATCTTTGGTCATTTGTTGATTATTTGATTGCAACTGTTGCTTATGTGTGTATGTTTTCAGTTGCTCTTTAATTTCACGGAATGATGTTCATGTCGTTGTTGGATTTTCTTTTCTGATTGAGCCTTCTGTAAAACATTAGAATTGACATGCCTAAGATCTTATGGACATTTTTAGTTGCCTATAAATTCATTGAAATTTGTTGTGTTCATGAGTGAGAAAGTAAATATTATATAGGATCCATGAATTTTCTTGATGCTTCATGTATTCCTGCAAAGCATGGTTCCCAGAATTAATTCTTCTATCTCAAAACACACAGTAGCCTTTCTCAatctatgtctatatatatatatatatatatatatatatatatatatatatatatatatgagagtggCCAGCATAACTGGTGTGTGTTATACACTGTTATGGCAAGCTACTTTGAACAATTATTTCTCTGTCATGTTTTTTGGATCTTACAATTTGATTCCTTAATCAGTTTGCTTGTAATACTTTCTTCCTTGTTTATCACAGATGTATATGAAGAAGAAATGTTTTGctctttatgataacatatgccaGTGTTATTGATCGTTTTCGTATTTCTTGTGTTGGATTTAATGCCGCATGTCTCTCTTTTGTTATATGTTCTTTGTTCTCTTGTCATTCAGCTTACAGTGATGTTGGATGTATAATATGAGAGAAAACAAGTTGATTATGGACTCAATTCTAAGAGAATTAGTAATCTCTgtatcataataatatatatacatatttgtgtTCTTAAACAACATGATTGTCAGCTTTGGATGCAACATTTCTGATATTTAATACCAACAGTTTGTTTTGGGTTACAGGAGAATAGTGCTTCTGTTTGAGCTGTGAGTTCACAGATCTGATAGTCTGTGCTGCTAACAATGATGGGTGGGCTATTAATGGAAGGCATGGTTTATCCTGGAGAGCCTAATTATGTGCAAAATATCAGCTATGGATCCCTTCATCAGCCTTTGGTCGGTGAATGCAATGGACAAGGACATCTTATCGATCCACCACAGGACAACTTTGCTGAGGTTTGTGATGAAGAGAGCGACGACGAAGATGTTGACATCGAAGAGCTTGAACGTCGTCTATGGCGAGACAGGATGCGGCTGAAGCACTTGaaggaacagcagcagcagcagagcaaGAGCAAGAACAAGGAGCAAGGTGACTCGGCAAAGCAGCGTCAGTGCCATGATCAAGCCCTCCGAAAGAAGATGTCTCGCGCGCAGGATGGAATCCTCAAGTACATGCTTAAAATGATGGAAGTATGCAATGCTCAGGGCTTCGTTTACGGTATAATTCCAGAGAAGGGCAAGCCTGTAAGTGGTGCCTCCGACAACCTCAGAGGGTGGTGGAAAGAAAAGGTCAGGTTTGATCGGAATGGACCTGTGGCTATCGCAAAGTATCAGGTTGACAATGCCATTGTTGGATCCAACAGTGAAATGAGCTCTGGAACTGCAAGCCTTCATTCATTGCAGGAGCTTCAGGATACAACACTGGGTTCTCTCCTGTCAGCTCTGATGCAGCACTGTGACCCACCTCAGCGAAGGTTCCCTCTGGAAAAGGGAGTTGCACCCCCATGGTGGCCTACCGGGAAAGAGGAGTGGTGGCCGCAGCTGGGAATTCCGAACGACCAACGACCGCCACCCTACAAGAAGCCTCATGATCTGAAGAAGGCTTGGAAGGTTAGCGTCTTGACTTGTGTAATCAAGCATATGTCGCCTGACATCAACAAGATCCGTAGGCTCGTCCGGCAGTCCAAGTGCCTGCAAGACAAGATGACCGCCAAAGAGAGCGCGACATGGCTCGCTGTCATCAAACAGGAGGAGGACATGTACATGAAGCTGCACCCTGAAGCTTACTTTCCGCCATCCTCTGGTAGCTGCATTTCGGGATCCATCTCCTTCGTTAGCAGCTGCAGTGAGTACGACGCAGAAGGTGTTGATGAAGGCAAGTGTGAGGATGTAGTGAACCACAAGCTTCACGCTGAAGGGAATCCTTTCGATCTGAGTGGCACTGCAAGGAAAGAGAAGACTGTGAAGGAAGAGATGAACATGGAATTTACTCGGAAAAGAAATGTTGCTGAGCCAGAATCAGTGCTGAACCAATGCATCTATACCTGTGATAATGTGCAGTGCCCACATCATGATCCCCGGCATGGGTTTCTGGATAGGAATGCAAGAAACAGTCACCGATACGTTTGTTTGTATCAAGGAACAGGGGTGGCTTTCAACAGCTTCCCGGTGAAGGAGAACAAGCTTCTGAGTTTCTCTGTGCCATACGATACCCAACCAAATCCGGCAACCCTTGAATCAGGCCCCATCCCTGCTAACACATCTGATTTGGGCATTCCTTCCGATGGGCAGAGATCGATCGACGAGTTGATGAGTTTGTACGACAAGAATCTCAACGCTAACAAGAGCTTCAACTCGAGAGGCATAGGGATGTCGGAAGGCCGAACTCCTCTGCAACCTAGAACTCGAGTGGAAGACAACTTCTTTCCGCAAGGGACTAAAGCAATCGGTGGTATGCTTGAAGAAGTCGGCAACTTGGTGCAGCAACAGCAGCAATTCCCTGTTCGCGAGAACGTAATGCCATTTCAGCAGCAATTTGGTAACCCATCTGATGAAATGAGTGGTGACCTGTGCTATGGATCTGCTTTTAGTATGCCTTCCATGGACTACTCTGATACCTTGCACAGATTGCAGAAGGCCGAAGCAGCCAACTGGTTTTACTGAGAAGGAAGGCAAGACGAAGCAAAGCAATCCACATGAACAGAAACAGAGTTGGAGTCATGTGGTTCTCTCGTGAGCAGAGGGTGTGTAGAAACCTTGCTATTTGGTTGCATTTAGTAgcactttttcttctttctctttcttatttGCTTCCTTAGATCACTGGACAAATCTTAATCATCTCTATCTGGTGCCATGGGATGTGCTTGCCATGAACTCTCATGGAAGAACAGGTTGTTTGCATTGATTTTGAGGGGATTGGCAACTGAAAGCTCTATGCCATCCTACTTTGGAATGTTTATGAACATGTAATGTTTCGAATCTATTTTTTAGGTAAATCAGTGCCCGGTTAAGTTATGCTTTCTTGAAAATGCTCATTTTCTTGCTATCTTTGTCGTGTAGAGTTTAGGGCGATTTTGATTTATTTATACTTACCGAATCTATTCCCTTAGGTCATGTCGTGTTGATCGGGTTTGGATCAGTTTTTTGGATCAATGTGGGTTAATTGGATGacacaaaatttgtttgaaattgGATGACACGAAATTTGTTTGAAGCGTAAAATTGAACCGGGCTCGACTCGACTTGATCTGATTCCATCAAATAACATCCACCGTAAAATTATTCTTTGTGCATAGCTATTTCAGGTAGAAAGTGAAGAGTTCTTCTTCCCTTCGTATATTTTAATCATAGCTATTTCAGGTAGAAAGTGAAGAGTTCTTCTTCCCTTCGTATATTTTAATCTCCACAACAATGAGAAAAATGCATCAATTAGTTTGGAGATCAAAAAACTCATTTGACTATATTTTTTTCTATGGTAGTCATCGCGATGAGTTGAGACTCGACACACAAAACACAATAAAGCTCACTTGACttgattttaaattaatatttattatttattattaaattttcCTTTGTTTCCGATATAATCAGTATTACAGACAGGTGGTGAacaattttattcatgaaaaagATGGGGCAGTAATGATGGTAATATTCAATCTTCATTTGGCATATTTATATCAAGAAATTATTCTGAAAAGACAaattaattcaaatcattttggaTTCATGATTTGAGTGGTTTCTCGATAGATAGAGATGACAACGTGATAAGAATTTCTATCACATGTTGCTTTCTAGAAGCTTTGAAACTTCAAAAGACAACGAAGAAAGGTCAACAAAGGCCAAAGTCATACGCATATCAGTTTCTATTTCTCACCTGCTTCTTTTACCTTCCTTGTGATTGTAGGATTTCATGGTGGGCTCACATCGAACCAATGCCGTCGCTCCAACTAAGACGAAGGTAGGGCAGTGAAAAGTAATCGTGTTTCGAGTCAAACGCCTGGAGGAAGAGGAAAGCGTCCGCGGCACGGGTCAAATCACGGACAGGACTTCTGCCACCATCTCcaccattcttcttcttcttctctatccATTGCGTCTTTGTCTCACCAAGTTCC
This genomic stretch from Musa acuminata AAA Group cultivar baxijiao chromosome BXJ3-9, Cavendish_Baxijiao_AAA, whole genome shotgun sequence harbors:
- the LOC135649534 gene encoding protein ETHYLENE-INSENSITIVE 3-like 1a; translation: MMGGLLMEGMVYPGEPNYVQNISYGSLHQPLVGECNGQGHLIDPPQDNFAEVCDEESDDEDVDIEELERRLWRDRMRLKHLKEQQQQQSKSKNKEQGDSAKQRQCHDQALRKKMSRAQDGILKYMLKMMEVCNAQGFVYGIIPEKGKPVSGASDNLRGWWKEKVRFDRNGPVAIAKYQVDNAIVGSNSEMSSGTASLHSLQELQDTTLGSLLSALMQHCDPPQRRFPLEKGVAPPWWPTGKEEWWPQLGIPNDQRPPPYKKPHDLKKAWKVSVLTCVIKHMSPDINKIRRLVRQSKCLQDKMTAKESATWLAVIKQEEDMYMKLHPEAYFPPSSGSCISGSISFVSSCSEYDAEGVDEGKCEDVVNHKLHAEGNPFDLSGTARKEKTVKEEMNMEFTRKRNVAEPESVLNQCIYTCDNVQCPHHDPRHGFLDRNARNSHRYVCLYQGTGVAFNSFPVKENKLLSFSVPYDTQPNPATLESGPIPANTSDLGIPSDGQRSIDELMSLYDKNLNANKSFNSRGIGMSEGRTPLQPRTRVEDNFFPQGTKAIGGMLEEVGNLVQQQQQFPVRENVMPFQQQFGNPSDEMSGDLCYGSAFSMPSMDYSDTLHRLQKAEAANWFY